In one Umezawaea sp. Da 62-37 genomic region, the following are encoded:
- a CDS encoding AzlD domain-containing protein: MTWILIAALTLGSLALKACGPLLAGGRTPPAALQRVITLLTPALITSLVVTGTLTHGQHLTLDARLAGLTAGLIALAVRAPLVVALIAAVATTAGIRLIA; this comes from the coding sequence ATGACCTGGATCCTCATCGCAGCCCTCACCCTGGGCAGCCTCGCCCTCAAGGCCTGCGGCCCCCTGCTCGCAGGCGGCCGCACCCCACCCGCGGCCCTGCAACGCGTCATCACCCTGCTCACCCCCGCGCTGATCACCTCCCTCGTGGTCACCGGCACCCTTACCCACGGCCAGCACCTCACCCTCGACGCCCGACTCGCAGGCCTCACCGCTGGCCTGATCGCGCTCGCCGTCCGTGCGCCGCTCGTGGTCGCGCTGATTGCCGCTGTCGCCACCACCGCGGGCA
- a CDS encoding LysR family transcriptional regulator produces the protein MDPYRLRVLRELGERGSLAAVARALHVSPSAVS, from the coding sequence ATGGATCCGTACCGCCTGAGGGTGCTGCGCGAACTCGGCGAACGCGGAAGCCTGGCCGCGGTCGCCCGCGCCCTGCACGTCAGCCCGTCGGCGGTGTCCTAA
- a CDS encoding LysR substrate-binding domain-containing protein: protein MHDGYPLQPTLALIAAAAGRPLTVTHRINDLTVAAAVVASGSALAVLPAYTTPPRADVLLRELTDVRSGSSIDVLTRPETLHRASARHVLDVLRALVTASAATGGPAGAERWGRNAG from the coding sequence GTGCACGACGGGTACCCCCTGCAACCGACCCTGGCCCTGATCGCCGCCGCCGCGGGCAGGCCGCTGACCGTCACCCACCGGATCAACGACCTCACCGTCGCCGCGGCCGTCGTCGCGTCCGGCTCGGCGTTGGCGGTGCTGCCTGCCTACACGACGCCACCCCGCGCCGACGTCCTCCTGCGGGAACTCACCGATGTCCGATCAGGCAGCTCCATCGATGTCCTGACCCGTCCCGAAACCCTCCACCGGGCCAGCGCCCGCCACGTCCTGGACGTCCTGCGCGCCCTTGTCACCGCCAGCGCGGCGACGGGCGGACCAGC